One genomic window of Vibrio rhizosphaerae includes the following:
- the mlaF gene encoding phospholipid ABC transporter ATP-binding protein MlaF, producing the protein MSESDLVTINNLTFSRGDRKIFDDVSLHVPQGKVTAIMGPSGIGKTTLLRLIGGQLLPETGEIWFDGVNIPALGRNKLYQARKKMSMLFQSGALFTDLNVFDNVAFPLREHTDLSEPFIRTLVLLKLEAVGLRGAAYLMPSELSGGMARRAALARAIALDPELIMFDEPFVGQDPMTMGVLVELIRHLNQALGITSVVVSHDVPEVMSIADWVYILANGKIIAEGSPESLKQNDDPRVRQFLQGEADGPVPFRYPAPSLEKDLFHAD; encoded by the coding sequence ATGTCCGAATCTGATCTGGTAACGATTAACAATCTGACGTTTTCTCGTGGTGACAGAAAGATTTTTGACGATGTGTCACTTCATGTCCCGCAGGGAAAGGTCACTGCGATTATGGGGCCTTCCGGGATCGGCAAAACGACGCTGCTCCGATTGATTGGTGGGCAACTGTTGCCTGAAACCGGAGAGATCTGGTTTGATGGGGTCAATATCCCTGCTTTGGGGCGAAACAAGCTTTATCAGGCACGGAAAAAAATGAGTATGCTGTTTCAGTCCGGTGCATTATTTACCGATCTGAACGTGTTCGATAATGTCGCATTTCCGCTGCGGGAGCATACCGATCTGAGTGAACCATTTATTCGGACGCTGGTGTTACTCAAACTGGAAGCAGTTGGTTTACGTGGTGCGGCTTATTTGATGCCGAGTGAATTATCCGGTGGGATGGCGCGTCGGGCGGCGCTTGCCCGGGCTATCGCTCTGGACCCTGAGCTGATTATGTTTGACGAGCCATTCGTCGGGCAGGATCCAATGACGATGGGCGTTCTTGTGGAATTGATTCGTCACTTGAATCAAGCTTTGGGAATCACCTCCGTTGTGGTTTCTCATGATGTGCCCGAAGTGATGAGTATTGCCGACTGGGTCTATATTCTCGCCAATGGCAAAATCATTGCTGAAGGGTCGCCAGAATCATTGAAACAGAACGATGACCCGCGGGTCAGGCAGTTTTTACAGGGGGAAGCTGACGGGCCGGTGCCTTTCCGCTATCCTGCGCCATCACTTGAGAAGGACCTATTTCATGCTGACTAG
- the mlaE gene encoding lipid asymmetry maintenance ABC transporter permease subunit MlaE: MLTSFIQFAIHTGRRTFGVCEAFGRATFMLLGALMSRPHPIKNFPLLVKQIYSVGVLSMAIIIVSGLFIGMVVSLQGYVILVDYGAEGSLGTLVSLSLLRELGPVVTALLFAGRAGSALTAEIGLMKATEQLSSLEMMAVDPLKRVIAPRFWAGVISMPVLAMIFMAVGIWGGQLVGVDWKGIDDGSFWSTIQATVELGHDIGNSMVKCFAFAFTVVWIALFNGYDAIPTSEGISRATTKTVVYSSLAVLGLDFVLTALMFGN, encoded by the coding sequence ATGCTGACTAGTTTTATTCAGTTTGCCATTCACACTGGCCGGCGAACTTTTGGTGTCTGTGAAGCATTTGGTCGTGCGACGTTTATGTTGCTGGGTGCTTTAATGAGTCGGCCTCACCCGATCAAGAATTTTCCGTTGCTGGTGAAGCAAATCTATAGTGTCGGTGTGCTCTCGATGGCGATTATCATCGTGTCTGGATTGTTTATCGGCATGGTTGTGAGTTTACAAGGCTATGTCATTTTGGTTGATTATGGCGCCGAAGGCAGTTTAGGGACGTTAGTATCTTTATCGTTGTTACGTGAATTAGGTCCGGTGGTGACCGCCCTATTATTTGCGGGCCGGGCCGGTTCGGCGCTGACGGCTGAAATTGGTTTGATGAAAGCGACTGAGCAGTTGTCGAGTCTTGAAATGATGGCCGTTGATCCCTTAAAACGTGTCATTGCTCCTCGGTTCTGGGCCGGTGTGATCTCGATGCCGGTATTAGCGATGATCTTTATGGCGGTCGGTATCTGGGGAGGACAATTGGTTGGTGTGGACTGGAAAGGGATTGATGACGGTAGTTTCTGGTCAACGATTCAGGCAACTGTCGAATTAGGTCACGATATTGGTAACAGTATGGTGAAGTGTTTTGCGTTTGCTTTTACCGTCGTATGGATTGCCTTGTTTAATGGATATGATGCAATTCCGACCTCTGAAGGAATCAGCCGAGCGACCACGAAAACAGTCGTCTATTCGTCTCTCGCTGTATTAGGTCTTGATTTTGTTTTAACTGCACTGATGTTTGGGAACTAA
- the mlaD gene encoding outer membrane lipid asymmetry maintenance protein MlaD, giving the protein MQQTRTIEFWVGTFVIAGICAILVMIFQVADVKGLGSDDTYQLTAEFDNIGSLKVRSPVKVGGVVIGRVSDISLDPASLKPMVKLSISSQYKEFPATSSLQILTSGLIGEQYISLVPGFVWGDETELLGNGDKVEDTKSALVLENLIGQFLYRSGNSGDDKKTQAETKE; this is encoded by the coding sequence ATGCAACAAACACGAACAATAGAATTTTGGGTGGGCACTTTTGTTATTGCCGGAATTTGCGCAATCTTGGTGATGATTTTTCAAGTTGCTGATGTAAAAGGTCTGGGATCGGATGATACTTATCAACTGACTGCGGAGTTTGACAATATTGGTAGTCTGAAAGTCCGTTCTCCCGTCAAAGTCGGCGGTGTGGTTATCGGCCGGGTTTCTGACATCAGTTTAGATCCGGCATCATTAAAGCCGATGGTCAAACTGTCAATCAGCAGCCAGTATAAAGAATTTCCTGCGACGTCCAGTCTGCAGATTTTGACATCCGGGTTGATTGGTGAACAGTATATTAGTTTGGTGCCCGGATTTGTCTGGGGAGATGAAACCGAGTTGCTGGGTAATGGTGACAAGGTTGAAGATACGAAATCTGCATTGGTACTGGAAAATCTGATCGGGCAGTTCCTCTATCGAAGTGGTAATTCCGGTGATGATAAAAAAACGCAGGCAGAGACGAAGGAGTAA
- the mlaC gene encoding phospholipid-binding protein MlaC, whose protein sequence is MLMRYMMLLVVLLCSMTSQAKTIDMHDPYLMMKQVSEQTFQRLKAEQSQIRQDPNYLKVIVKDELMPYVNYQYAALKLLGPYLKGAKKDDVLAFIDAFQGYLITSYAQVLTQYSDQEIQFGPAPKIDATDRIATVMVNIIDTPNPDIKLEFQLRKSKSGEWQAFDMIAEGISMLSSKRSEWSGKINSDGILAVANELKTLSQQPITIEKKS, encoded by the coding sequence ATGTTAATGCGCTACATGATGTTACTGGTGGTTTTATTGTGCTCAATGACCAGTCAGGCGAAAACCATTGATATGCACGATCCTTATCTGATGATGAAGCAGGTGTCAGAACAGACGTTTCAGCGTTTGAAAGCCGAACAGAGTCAGATTCGTCAAGATCCGAATTATCTGAAAGTCATCGTCAAAGATGAGTTGATGCCTTATGTCAACTATCAATACGCCGCTTTAAAGCTGTTAGGTCCTTACCTGAAGGGCGCGAAGAAGGATGACGTCCTGGCATTTATCGATGCATTTCAAGGTTATCTCATTACTAGTTATGCGCAGGTTTTAACCCAGTACAGCGATCAGGAAATTCAATTTGGGCCAGCGCCGAAAATTGATGCAACCGACCGGATTGCAACGGTGATGGTCAATATTATCGATACACCGAATCCAGATATTAAACTTGAGTTCCAATTGAGGAAATCAAAATCAGGCGAGTGGCAAGCTTTTGATATGATCGCCGAAGGTATCAGTATGTTATCCAGTAAGCGCTCGGAGTGGAGTGGCAAAATTAATAGTGACGGTATATTAGCCGTGGCGAATGAGTTGAAAACACTCTCTCAGCAACCGATAACCATTGAGAAAAAGTCATGA
- a CDS encoding STAS domain-containing protein: MTHPQWNPLEQGKIELSGALDRETVPELWQFLQQWQPTDEQIMLSLENVVRVDSAGMVLLIHLIEHAKKRNCHIMLSFVPEQLHMLFQLSNVDSLIAKHISE, from the coding sequence ATGACACATCCTCAGTGGAATCCGCTTGAACAAGGCAAGATCGAGTTGAGTGGTGCACTGGATCGAGAAACTGTCCCTGAACTATGGCAGTTTCTGCAGCAGTGGCAACCGACTGATGAGCAAATCATGCTTTCACTTGAAAATGTGGTGCGGGTCGATTCCGCAGGCATGGTATTGTTGATTCATTTAATAGAACATGCAAAAAAACGAAACTGTCATATAATGCTCAGTTTCGTGCCAGAGCAGCTTCATATGTTATTTCAATTAAGTAACGTTGATTCGCTCATCGCAAAGCATATTTCAGAATAA
- the ibaG gene encoding BolA family iron metabolism protein IbaG, translating into MDSAQVQEILDEALHLHEIHVKGEGSHFEVIAVDECFDGMSRVKKQQLIYAPLMAYIQRNEIHAVSIKAYTPAEWERDKKLMSL; encoded by the coding sequence GTGGATAGTGCACAGGTACAAGAGATTTTAGATGAGGCACTTCATCTTCACGAAATCCATGTTAAGGGGGAAGGCAGCCATTTTGAAGTGATCGCCGTTGACGAATGCTTCGATGGGATGAGCCGTGTGAAGAAACAACAACTCATCTATGCCCCTTTAATGGCATATATTCAACGTAATGAAATTCACGCCGTTTCCATCAAAGCCTACACCCCGGCAGAATGGGAACGCGATAAAAAACTGATGTCTTTGTAA
- the murA gene encoding UDP-N-acetylglucosamine 1-carboxyvinyltransferase has translation MEKFRVTGSNRPLQGEVVISGAKNAALPILFASILAQEPIEVANVPHLRDIDTTMALLQQLGAKVERNGSVHVDPSRIDQYCAPYDLVKTMRASIWALGPLVARFGQGQVSLPGGCAIGARPVDLHIQGLEQLGAKIVLEDGYVKASVDGRLQGAHIVMDKVSVGATITVMCAATLAEGVTVLDNAAREPEIVDTAMFLNTLGAKISGAGTDTITVEGVDRLGGGRHTVVADRIETGTFLVAAAVSGGKVVCRNTNAHLLESVLAKLEEAGALIEIGDDWISLDMTGRTLKAVSVRTSPHPGFPTDMQAQFTLLNIIAKGSGVITETIFENRFMHVPELMRMGAKAEIEGNTVICGDIDGLSGAQVMATDLRASASLVIAGCIAKGETIVDRIYHIDRGYERIEDKLSALGATIERFSDVG, from the coding sequence ATGGAAAAATTTCGAGTAACCGGATCAAATCGACCGTTACAGGGAGAAGTGGTTATTTCCGGGGCCAAAAATGCAGCGCTGCCGATTCTGTTTGCATCGATTCTGGCTCAGGAACCGATTGAAGTCGCCAATGTTCCTCATTTGCGTGACATTGATACGACCATGGCGCTATTGCAGCAATTAGGTGCAAAAGTGGAACGCAATGGTTCAGTACACGTTGATCCCAGTCGTATCGATCAATATTGTGCCCCTTATGATTTGGTAAAAACAATGCGCGCCTCTATCTGGGCGTTAGGTCCGTTGGTTGCCCGTTTTGGTCAGGGACAAGTCTCTCTGCCGGGCGGTTGCGCGATTGGTGCACGCCCTGTGGATTTACATATTCAGGGGCTGGAGCAACTGGGTGCTAAAATCGTGCTGGAAGACGGTTATGTCAAAGCGAGCGTCGATGGTCGTTTGCAAGGCGCACATATCGTCATGGATAAAGTCAGCGTCGGCGCAACGATCACTGTGATGTGTGCGGCAACACTGGCAGAAGGCGTAACCGTTCTGGATAATGCTGCACGTGAGCCGGAAATTGTTGATACTGCGATGTTTTTGAACACATTGGGTGCGAAAATTTCTGGTGCGGGAACAGATACGATCACTGTCGAAGGTGTCGATCGGTTAGGAGGCGGCAGACATACCGTTGTGGCTGATCGGATTGAAACCGGTACATTTTTGGTGGCTGCTGCCGTTTCGGGTGGCAAAGTTGTTTGTCGCAACACGAATGCACATCTGCTGGAGTCCGTTTTAGCGAAACTGGAAGAAGCCGGTGCATTGATTGAAATCGGTGACGACTGGATCTCACTGGATATGACTGGTCGAACACTGAAAGCCGTCTCGGTTCGAACGTCTCCGCATCCGGGGTTCCCGACGGATATGCAAGCTCAGTTTACGTTACTTAACATTATTGCCAAAGGCAGTGGTGTGATTACAGAGACCATTTTTGAAAATCGGTTCATGCATGTCCCTGAGTTAATGCGGATGGGGGCGAAAGCTGAGATTGAAGGCAATACCGTTATTTGTGGTGATATCGATGGATTGAGCGGTGCTCAGGTGATGGCGACAGACTTACGTGCTTCGGCCAGTCTGGTTATTGCCGGGTGTATTGCCAAAGGGGAAACTATCGTTGATCGAATTTATCATATTGATCGTGGCTACGAACGGATTGAAGATAAATTGTCAGCACTGGGCGCCACTATTGAAAGGTTCAGTGACGTCGGTTAA
- a CDS encoding 1-acylglycerol-3-phosphate O-acyltransferase, producing the protein MIALLRVFVVVIFALFMFIFGCGYCLLSPRNPKHVYTFGRLFARMSRLFGIKLELRLPENALQQTQSIYIANHQSNWDMFTVSSAVTPRVVTVGKKSLVWLPLFGQLYWLTGNILIDRANKAKAKGTIDQVVDSVKNDNVSVWMFPEGTRSRGRGLLPFKVGAFHAAIAAGVPVVPIVCSSTNHLRLNRWDNGHVIVEMMAPIPTEGLQKEDVRRLAKECHKVMKEKLESLDQEVSVLNQSRGSVTN; encoded by the coding sequence ATGATTGCACTATTACGTGTGTTCGTTGTCGTGATATTTGCGCTATTCATGTTTATCTTCGGCTGCGGCTACTGTTTGTTGAGCCCTCGTAATCCGAAACATGTTTATACATTTGGTCGATTGTTTGCCCGTATGTCCCGTTTGTTCGGGATCAAACTTGAGTTGCGTTTGCCGGAAAATGCGCTTCAGCAGACACAGAGTATTTATATTGCCAACCATCAGAGCAATTGGGATATGTTCACAGTTTCATCGGCGGTAACACCAAGAGTCGTTACCGTTGGGAAGAAAAGTCTGGTCTGGCTGCCGTTATTCGGGCAACTCTATTGGCTGACCGGTAACATCCTGATTGATCGCGCCAATAAAGCCAAAGCGAAAGGGACGATTGATCAGGTGGTCGATAGTGTCAAAAATGACAATGTTTCGGTGTGGATGTTTCCTGAAGGGACTCGCTCCCGCGGACGGGGTTTATTGCCTTTTAAAGTGGGTGCATTTCATGCCGCGATTGCCGCGGGTGTACCAGTTGTGCCGATTGTGTGCAGCTCGACGAATCATCTTAGATTGAATCGCTGGGATAACGGACATGTGATTGTTGAGATGATGGCACCGATTCCGACAGAAGGCTTGCAGAAAGAAGATGTTCGTCGTCTGGCGAAAGAGTGTCATAAGGTCATGAAAGAGAAACTTGAATCGTTGGATCAAGAGGTCTCTGTTTTAAATCAGAGCCGAGGTTCGGTGACAAACTGA
- a CDS encoding RidA family protein → MTKVIHTESAPAAIGPYVQGVDLGNLIMTSGQIPVNPVTGEVPADIAAQARQSLENVKAIVESAGLTVANIVKMTVFVKDLGDFATVNEVYGKFFDEHNVANYPARSCVEVARLPKDVGIEIEAIAVR, encoded by the coding sequence ATGACAAAAGTAATTCATACAGAATCAGCGCCAGCAGCGATCGGGCCATATGTGCAAGGTGTTGATCTGGGTAATCTCATCATGACGTCCGGACAAATCCCGGTCAATCCGGTTACAGGTGAAGTACCGGCCGATATTGCAGCACAAGCCCGTCAGTCTCTGGAAAACGTCAAAGCCATCGTTGAGTCAGCCGGTTTAACCGTCGCCAATATTGTGAAAATGACGGTTTTTGTGAAAGATCTCGGCGACTTTGCCACCGTCAATGAAGTCTATGGCAAGTTTTTCGATGAACATAACGTAGCAAACTATCCGGCTCGCTCTTGTGTTGAAGTTGCACGTCTGCCCAAAGATGTTGGAATTGAGATAGAAGCCATCGCCGTCCGTTAA
- the pyrI gene encoding aspartate carbamoyltransferase regulatory subunit, whose protein sequence is MPKDSQLQVEAIKNGTVIDHIPAQIGIKVLKLFDMHHSSQKVTIGLNLPSSALGIKDLLKIENVFINESQANKLALYAPHATVNQIENYKVVKKLALKLPQRINNVFACPNTNCISHNEPVESSFSIVEKKQDIRLKCKYCEKVFSREIVTERT, encoded by the coding sequence ATGCCAAAAGATTCACAATTACAGGTAGAAGCGATTAAAAACGGTACCGTTATCGACCATATCCCTGCACAAATCGGCATCAAGGTATTGAAGCTTTTCGATATGCACCACTCTTCTCAGAAGGTAACTATCGGGCTCAATCTGCCTTCATCAGCGTTAGGCATTAAGGACTTGTTGAAGATCGAAAATGTCTTCATTAACGAATCCCAAGCCAACAAACTGGCACTGTATGCACCACATGCGACGGTCAACCAAATTGAAAACTATAAGGTTGTCAAAAAGCTCGCACTGAAACTGCCACAACGCATCAATAATGTCTTCGCTTGTCCGAATACCAACTGCATCTCTCACAATGAACCGGTAGAAAGTAGTTTCAGCATTGTGGAAAAGAAACAGGATATTCGGTTGAAATGTAAGTATTGTGAAAAGGTTTTCTCAAGAGAAATCGTTACGGAGCGCACTTAA
- the pyrB gene encoding aspartate carbamoyltransferase, with protein MTNSLYKKHIISISELTRDELELIVNTAGQLKATPQPELIRNKVIASCFFEPSTRTRLSFETAIQRIGGNVIGFDNGGNTSLAKKGETLADSVQIISSYVDAFVMRHPQEGAARLASEFSNGVPVINAGDGANQHPTQTLLDLFTITETQGRLDGINIAFVGDLKYGRTVHSLTQALAKFNNNRFFFIAPDALAMPDYILEELEEAGHEYSLHTDIESVIPQVDILYMTRVQKERFDESEYAHIRSAYILSAAQLQDAKKNMKVLHPLPRVDEITTDVDQTPHAYFFQQAENGVYAREALLALVLNETL; from the coding sequence ATGACGAATTCGCTATATAAAAAGCACATCATCTCAATCTCTGAACTCACACGGGATGAGTTAGAGTTGATTGTCAACACAGCAGGCCAGTTGAAAGCAACGCCTCAACCGGAATTAATCCGAAATAAAGTCATCGCCAGTTGCTTCTTTGAACCCTCAACACGAACGCGCCTCTCTTTTGAAACCGCGATTCAACGGATTGGGGGGAACGTCATTGGATTTGATAACGGGGGGAATACCTCACTGGCGAAGAAAGGTGAAACACTGGCGGACTCGGTGCAGATTATCTCTTCCTATGTGGACGCCTTTGTGATGCGTCACCCTCAGGAAGGTGCCGCACGTCTGGCCTCAGAGTTTTCTAACGGCGTGCCCGTCATTAATGCCGGCGACGGTGCGAATCAGCATCCGACTCAAACCTTGCTCGACCTGTTTACCATCACCGAAACCCAAGGACGTCTCGACGGGATCAACATCGCGTTTGTCGGTGATCTGAAATATGGCCGTACCGTACATTCCCTGACTCAGGCGCTCGCTAAATTTAACAACAACCGTTTCTTCTTTATTGCACCAGATGCACTGGCAATGCCCGACTATATCTTAGAAGAATTGGAAGAAGCAGGACATGAGTACAGCCTGCATACCGATATCGAAAGTGTGATTCCGCAAGTGGATATTCTCTATATGACCCGCGTCCAGAAAGAGCGCTTTGATGAATCGGAATATGCGCATATTCGCTCGGCTTATATCCTATCTGCTGCGCAGCTTCAGGACGCCAAAAAGAATATGAAAGTGCTCCATCCCCTGCCCCGCGTTGATGAAATCACCACGGATGTCGATCAAACACCACACGCTTATTTCTTTCAACAGGCAGAAAATGGCGTATACGCACGCGAAGCGCTGCTTGCGCTTGTGCTGAATGAAACACTGTAA
- the argF gene encoding ornithine carbamoyltransferase, whose product MAFNLRNRNFLKLLDFTPTEIQFLLDLATDLKKAKYTGTEQKRLVGKNIALIFEKSSTRTRCSFEVAAHDQGAQISYIGPSGSQIGHKESMKDTARVLGRMYDGIQYRGYGQAIVEELGAYAGVPVWNGLTDEFHPTQILADFLTMQEHSRGKHLYEISFAYLGDARNNMGNSLMVGAAKMGMDIRLVAPKSFWPEESLVQACQEIAKTTGATITLTEDVAAGVKGCDFLYTDVWVSMGEAPEAWDERVALMTPYQVNMQTIQLTGNPHVKFMHCLPAFHNDETVVGKEVAEKYGMQGLEVTEEVFESDYSIVFDEAENRMHTIKAVMVATLGS is encoded by the coding sequence ATGGCTTTTAATTTACGCAACCGCAATTTTCTCAAACTTCTTGATTTTACGCCAACTGAGATCCAGTTTTTGCTGGATCTGGCGACAGATTTGAAGAAAGCAAAGTACACCGGTACCGAGCAGAAAAGACTGGTGGGCAAAAATATTGCACTGATTTTTGAAAAATCATCCACCAGAACCCGTTGCTCGTTTGAAGTTGCCGCCCATGATCAAGGCGCACAGATATCATATATCGGCCCTTCAGGCTCTCAGATTGGTCATAAAGAATCAATGAAAGATACCGCCCGGGTTCTCGGTCGCATGTATGACGGTATTCAATATCGGGGATACGGTCAGGCTATCGTTGAAGAACTGGGCGCTTATGCCGGTGTGCCAGTCTGGAACGGGTTAACCGATGAGTTTCACCCCACACAAATTCTGGCCGACTTCCTCACCATGCAAGAACACAGCCGTGGCAAACACCTTTATGAAATCTCCTTTGCTTATCTGGGTGATGCCCGGAATAACATGGGGAATTCGCTCATGGTCGGTGCCGCAAAAATGGGAATGGACATTCGTCTTGTCGCACCAAAATCATTCTGGCCGGAAGAATCACTCGTCCAAGCCTGTCAGGAAATTGCCAAAACCACCGGGGCAACAATTACCTTGACCGAAGATGTTGCAGCAGGTGTCAAAGGTTGTGATTTTCTCTATACCGATGTCTGGGTATCGATGGGCGAAGCCCCCGAAGCCTGGGATGAGCGCGTTGCATTAATGACGCCTTATCAGGTCAATATGCAAACCATTCAGCTCACAGGCAATCCACATGTAAAATTTATGCATTGTCTCCCTGCATTTCATAATGATGAAACGGTTGTCGGTAAAGAAGTCGCTGAGAAATATGGCATGCAGGGACTGGAAGTGACAGAAGAAGTCTTTGAATCCGATTACTCGATTGTATTCGATGAAGCAGAAAATAGAATGCACACCATTAAAGCAGTGATGGTCGCGACGCTTGGGTCCTGA
- the licT gene encoding BglG family transcription antiterminator LicT, translated as MKIDRVLNNNAVLVITDNGNESVALGNGIGWGKKKGDLIQESDIESHFLKSQGGIHDFFADILSEMPPIYLTLTDQVIKMSREDLQIELQDTLFLSLCDHINFAVLRHQKGMAIRNQFYWEIKQFYPLAYSVGEKALALINQTLNLDIPTDEAAFIALHLVNAAGENNMKNVIQKTEIVKDILNIIKYDLNIVWNVQDIHYQRLLAHLKFFAQRLFNNNLVEHDQVSLYDDIDQRLNLSWHTVSKIETYLNKKYSYVLSYDEKAFLTIHIERVRNINQSDS; from the coding sequence ATGAAAATTGACCGTGTTTTAAATAATAATGCTGTACTCGTCATTACAGATAATGGCAATGAATCGGTTGCATTAGGTAATGGCATCGGATGGGGAAAAAAGAAAGGCGACCTCATTCAAGAGTCTGACATTGAAAGTCATTTTTTAAAATCTCAGGGTGGCATTCATGATTTTTTTGCAGATATTTTATCTGAGATGCCCCCTATCTATCTAACCCTCACAGACCAAGTGATTAAAATGTCACGTGAGGATTTGCAAATCGAGCTTCAAGATACATTATTTTTATCTCTTTGTGATCACATTAATTTTGCCGTTTTGCGTCATCAAAAAGGGATGGCTATCCGTAATCAATTTTATTGGGAAATCAAACAATTCTACCCTTTAGCATACTCAGTCGGAGAAAAAGCTTTAGCGTTAATTAATCAGACATTAAATCTTGATATACCAACAGATGAAGCTGCCTTTATTGCCCTGCACCTTGTCAATGCAGCGGGTGAAAATAATATGAAAAATGTTATCCAAAAGACTGAGATAGTCAAAGATATACTGAACATTATAAAATATGATTTAAATATTGTCTGGAATGTTCAAGACATACACTATCAGCGTCTGCTGGCACACTTGAAATTTTTTGCCCAACGTCTGTTTAATAATAATCTGGTTGAGCACGATCAAGTCTCTTTATACGATGATATCGACCAACGATTAAATTTATCGTGGCATACCGTCAGTAAGATTGAAACTTATTTAAATAAAAAATACAGTTATGTCTTAAGCTATGATGAAAAGGCTTTTTTAACCATCCATATCGAGCGTGTGCGCAACATTAACCAGTCTGATTCTTAG